The following are encoded together in the Panicum virgatum strain AP13 chromosome 6K, P.virgatum_v5, whole genome shotgun sequence genome:
- the LOC120713160 gene encoding secreted RxLR effector protein 161-like: MEEKLKLSKDSTAPLVDATSYRSIVGGLRYLTHTRSDIGFAMGYVSRFMAEPREDHLGAVKHLLGYVAGTRSYGLIFPRRSGGALELVGFSDSDMAGDVDGRRSTTGILFFLGACPISWQSQKQRVVALSTCEAEYIAAATACCQGVWLSRLLQEVMEEKPCTPVLMVHNNSAIALAKNPILHDRSKHIDTKFNYIHDCIDGGQIKLEYVETARQLGDILTKPLGHIRLTELRTKIGVEEIKQEQYN; this comes from the coding sequence ATGGAGGAGAAGCTGAAGCTGTCAAAGGACAGCACTGCCCCCTTGGTAGACGCCACGAGCTACCGGAGCATCGTTGGCGGGCTGCGCTACCTCACGCACACTCGGTCGGACATTGGGTTCGCCATGGGGTACGTGAGCCGCTTCATGGCAGAGCCGCGGGAGGATCACCTCGGCGCTGTCAAGCATCTACTCGGCTATGTAGCAGGGACGCGCAGCTACGGGCTCATCTTCCCAAGGAGGAGCGGAGGAGCGCTGGAGCTGGTCGGCTTCAGTGACAGCGACATGGCAGGCGACGTTGATGGGCGGCGGAGCACGACGGGCATactcttcttccttggagcgTGCCCCATCTCCTGGCAGTCACAGAAGCAAAGGGTGGTCGCGCTGAGCACATGTGAAGCTGAGTACATTGCAGCGGCGACAGCGTGCTGCCAGGGAGTTTGGCTGAGCAGGCTGCTGCAGGAGGTGATGGAGGAGAAGCCCTGCACGCCTGTGCTGATGGTGCACAACAATTCTGCCATTGCTTTGGCAAAGAACCCTATCCTCCATGACAGAAGCAAGCACATCGACACCAAATTTAACTACATTCATGACTGCATCGATGGAGGACAGATCAAACTCGAGTATGTCGAGACAGCTCGACAGCTCGGGGACATCCTCACCAAGCCACTTGGGCACATTCGACTCACAGAGTTGAGGACCAAGATTGGAGTTGAGGAGATCAAGCAAGAGCAGTACAATTAG